The sequence TTTTGGTTTGGGATAGGAAGATTTTAAGTTTGCCGGCTCTCTTAAAGAAAATCAGGCGAGAATGTTTCGATGTGGTGGTTGATTTGGAACAGTGGTCGCGCGGCACTGCGATTTTATGCGGCTTGTCCGGTGTTGCTTGCCGTTTGGGTTTCGATACGCCAGGCCAACATCGCGCTTTTGTTTTTAGTCAAACAAAGAAGAAAACATTCGATCATCATGAGATTGATGATTTTTTTGGAATTTTATCTCTCATCGCCCCTTTAAAAATTTCACGCGAGCTTTCTATTAAGCCCAGTCAGACGGGATTCTCCGAGATTAATGTCCTGGCTCCCTTCATTAAAGAAAAAAAAATGAAAGTGCTGATTCATCCCGGATGTGGAGAAGATGGTCTTCCGCGAGAATGGCCCATAAGTCAATATGCCCTTTTGGCGCATTGGCTTATTAAAAAATTTAATGCGGAAATAATTCTTACTTCCGGACCTGAAGAAACACATAAGACCTATCAGCTGAATCAACTCATTAATGGATTGGGGAAGAATCTGGGGGGGAAATTGTCGTGGCCAGGCCTGATAGCCTTGGTTGGTCAAGTTGACTTGGTGATTTCAGGAAACACGGGAGTCATGCATATCGCCGCAGCCTTAAAGAAAAAACAGGTGGCGCTTCATGGCCCCACCGACCCCAAAATTTGGGGTCCCTTGAATTCCCAGGCCGTTGTTATTCAAAGCAATTGCCCCGACTGTCCCAGTCTAAAATTGGGATATGAATATCACTCTCTGGATCAAAGTTGTATGGAAAGAATTACTCTCGAACAGGTAAAGGCTGCGATTTCAGGCCTGGGATAGCGTCTCGGATGGTTTGTTCAAGCGGAGTGATACGAGGAGGCCTTCCCAAAGCTTTGCTCAATCGACTTGGATTGCCCACCATAAAATCCACATCATCGGGTCTTGCGGGACCTGGTGTGATGAGCGATTGATAGGTTTCCGAGGCCATATCAAGTTCCCGAAGAACCAATAAAAATAATTCTTTTATAGAGATTCCAATCCCTGAACACATATTCAATTCAACCCAGGAGTTTAAGGGGGGTTGCGACCAATCCAAAACGCAAAGAGAGGACAAATGTTTCGCGATATCGCGGGTGTCTAAATAATCACGCACGCAATGAAGACCTTGCACATGGGAAAAGTTTTTTTCTGTGGCGCGTTTAATCAAGCCAGGTAAGACAGAGGTGGGCAGTTGTTGGGGGCCCACCACTCCAAATTGTCGCATGATGAGAAGTGGGCAAGATTCTTTTTTACTGACTTCTTTGAGCTGATTCTCTGCCTCCAACTTTGTTTTGGCATATACCGAACGAGGCCCCAGGGGATCATTCTCTTGAATCAATTGAGAAGATGACTTTGGCCGATACACATGACCTGTGCTCATGAATAGAATGCGTGGTTTGAGTTGATTTGCTTTGGTCCAATGAAGAAATTGTTTTGCAAGAGATACCGTGTTGGTTACATTGGTTTCATACGCTTTGGAAGGGTTTTTTTCACAAAAGGCGATGGGCGCAATAGCGGCCAAGGGAATTAATGTCACTTCGCTTCCTGCCGGAACAGAGAGGGCTTGAAGTTCATTTTCCAACGCTTGATGTGCTTCTAAGCGTGACTCAAGCGCGTGATGCGGCAGATTTTTTGAATGCAGAACCGGCGACAAAAACCGTCCAATGGTGCCCGTTTGACCGTTAAAAATTACGTGTTTCATTTGAATGGATCGCATTGTAATACATGTTGAATCGACAACAATGGGACGATTTGATAGAAGCCCGACGAATGATTGAGCTCATGGAAAAACCAAAAGTTGAAAAACAGTCCGTATCTTATGATGTTGGTATCGCCAATTGGAAAGACAGTCAATGGCTTTTATTTCGTCTGTTAATCGTGTTGGGCGATGTGGTGGCGGTTGCGCTGGCGTACTCTTTGGCGTATGGCATCCGTTTTTCATACGCGCCTTTTATTCATTCCTTCCCAATTACAAAAGGTATCCCAGATCCGTCAGATTATCTCAAGGCATCGCCGGTGATATTGTTTATGTGGGTCCTTTCAATTTCATGGCAAGGCTGTTACCGTCGGATTCATATGCCGGCACTGGACGATGGAATTCGTCTCTTTCGAGCTTCTATTACCGGCATGCTTTTGGCCATGTCTTCCATGTTTCTTTATCGAGATGCTTCATTCTCACGTATCGTTTTTGTGTTGGGTGGGGGATTGGGTTTCGGGTTGACCTATCTCTATCGGCAGATTGTAAAAATTGGCTATTTGACCTGGATCAAACGAAACAAAAAACCCAAACGTGTTTTGGTGCTTGGAGAAGGTTATTTGGCCAACTCGTTAAAGAAAATTCTGGATCGACAAGGAGATCGCGCCGTCCTCACCCAAAAGGAAATGGATTTAGACGCCGTTCGCCATACCATTGTTCGTTCACGCATCAATGAGGTGTTACTGGCGCAGTCCAAAATGAATCACAAATCAACTGTGGCCTTGGCGAGTTTCTGTGAGGAACACCATGTCGTTTTTAGATTGATTCCTGATATTCTTGAGATTCGCATGGGAGAGGTTTTGATCGATGAATCTCTTGGCCTCCCTACCTTTCAAATAAAACCGATATCACTTCAAGGCACAGCTTTTCTTACCAAACGGATCATGGATGTGTGTTTGGCCAGCTTGGTTTTGGGGTTGTTTTTTGTCCCTTTGGTGGTTATTGCGATTGTTATAAAAATGACCTCTTCTGGAAGCATTTTTTACAAACATGAACGGGTGGGTTTTCGCCAACGGCCTTTCCAATTTATGAAGTTTCGAACCATGGTCACTGACGCGGATGCGCAACTTCAAAAACTCAAGGAGAAAAGCGACCGCAAGGGGCCTGTTTTTAAAATGAAAAACGATCCGCGCGTAACTCCCATTGGCCGATTTTTAAGACGGTATAGCTTGGACGAAATTCCACAACTCTTAAATGTTTTGAAAGGGGAGATGAGTTTGGTTGGACCTCGCCCTCAGGTGCTTTGGGAAGCCAAACATTACGATGAATGGGCCAAAAAACGCCTGAATGTATTGCCAGGTATTACAGGGCTCTGGCAGGTCAGTGGCCGCGCGGAGCTGACCTATGAGGAAATGATTGAACTGGATATTTTTTACATCGAACATTGGTCTCCCGGAATGGATATCAAAATTCTTTTGAGGACAATTCCAGCGGTGTTGTTCGCGAAAGGGGCTTATTAAATGAAAATCCTTGTGACGGGGGGCGCGGGGTTTATTGGATCTCACGTTGTGGACGCTTATGTTGAGGCGGGTCACAAGGTTTGGGTGTTGGACAATGAATCATCGGGAAAACGCACTCAAGTGAACCGCAAAGCGCGCTATTTCAAAATCGATATCAGAGACACCGGAAAATTGAAAAGCATATTTCAACAAAACAGATTTGACGTGGTGAATCACCACGCTGCGCAAATTGATGTTCGACGTTCGGTCGAAAACCCCCTATTTGACGCTCAAGTGAATATATTGGGAATTTTGAATATTTTGAATCTTTGTGTTCAATATCAGGTTAAAAAGATCATTTTTTCTTCATCAGGGGGCACGGTTTATGGCGAATGTTCTCGGCCCGCGGCGGAAGACTTTCCAGAAGTTCCCCTTTCACCCTATGGCGTTGCCAAACTGGCCAGTGAAAAATACATTCAAGCATTCGCGAGCCTTCATGGGCTTGCCTTCACCATTTTTCGCTATGCCAATGTTTATGGCCCCAGACAAGACCCTCATGGAGAAGCTGGCGTGGTGGCCATTTTTTCTCAACGCCTGTTAAAAAGTAAGCCCACAGCTATCTATGGCAATGGACGTCAAACAAGAGATTTTGTGTATGTAAAGGATGTGGCTCGCGCCAATTTGTTGGCCCTTAAGCGGGGGAATAATCAGATTCTAAATATCGGCACAGGAAAAGAAACATCCGTAAAGAGCTTGTACTTTCTTATGGCTAAAATTTTGAAAATCCCTTTAAAGGCCGCTTATAAACCAGCTCGGAAAGGTGAGTTGTTTCGCAGTGTCTTGAAAGCCTCAAAAGCCCAAAAAGTGTTGGGATGGCAACCCCGCACCTCTTTGCCGCAGGGGCTCAATGAAACCATTCGATATTTCAATCAATGAAAGCAATTGTCCTCATCGGTGGATTTGGGACCCGACTTCGCCCTTTAACATTGTTTAAACCGAAGGCGGTCCTTCCGGTCCTCAATCGCCCCTTCTTGTCTTACCAGTTTGACTTACTGCACCAAGCGCGTATAACAGATGTGATGTTGGCCTGCGGACAAAAAACCAAACCTTGGAAAAATATATTAAAGGGCCTTGCTCCCAAAGGTTTGAATATCCATTTTGCTTTCGAAGAAAAACCATTGGGGACCGCCGGCGCCATTCGGTACGCCTTTGAAGAGTTTCGAAAGTCAACAAAGGGTGACAGATCTCCCACGCTGGTATTTAATGGAGATGTTTTTTTTGATCTTTCAGTGAATGATTTTCTTCAGACCCATCTAAAGAAAAAAGCGAACGTCACCATCGCTTTAACGCGAGTGGAAGATCCTTCTCGATTTGGACTGATAGAAATGGATAAACGCGGGAGGATTCTTCGGTTTTTGGAGAAATCGAATCCTCCCTTTAAAACCAATTTCATCAATGCGGGAGCGTATATCTTCGACCGGGAATCGATTGAATCAATTCCAGAGAATCAAACCGTTTCAGTTGAGAGGGAAACCTTCCCCTTGTTGATCAAACAAAAAAAAGTGTTGGCGGGGTACCTGCTTCAAGGGTACTGGAACGATATCGGAACCCATGAAAGTTTCCTTAACGCCCATCGAGACTTGTTGTTGAGTAAGAATCGCTGGACACAAGTTTTGTTTTTGCGTAAAAGGGGCCGCCTCGATTCCACACCGATAATTCGCGGTCAATTCCACTATGGTTATCGATTACGACTTGGAAAAGGCGTGTCCATTGAAGGTTTTGCGTCTTTCGGTAACAAAGTAAACGTGGGGGATGGATCTCGAATCACCAATTCCGTCATTATGGATAATTGTCATATCAAAGAAGGTGTGGTGATGAACGGGGCAATTTTAGGAAAAGGATGTCATATCGGAGCACACAGTGTTTTGGGAGAAGGAACTGTTTTGGCGGATAAGACGGTGATTCATCCCTACACACGTTGTTAATTATGAAAGAAATTAAATTTGGAACGGACGGCTGGAGAGACGTTATCAGCGACGGTTTTACTTTTAGAAATGTAAAACGAGCGGCACAAGCCACCTGTGAAGTGGCCAGAAAAAATTCAAAAAGCCGGATGATTCTAGTTGGTTATGATAATCGTTTTTTCTCCTATGAATTCGCGCAAACGGCTGCCAAGGTGGCTGTTGGAAATGGGTTCAAAGTCGAATTTGCTTCTCATCCTGTAAGCTCCCCTGTCCTTTCGAGTCAAGTTCGTCAACGTAAGGCCGCCATCGGCATCATGATAACAGCCAGTCACAACCCTTACTATTTCAATGGATATAAATTGAAGGGAGGTCATGGGGGATCCGTGACGGATGACATCCCCAAGGCAATTGAGGACCGGCTTGATGTGCATCCCATCCAAGAAGAAGGGAAAGGGATAAAATTCGTTGATTTTTCCACTCCCTACCTCGCCATGCTTAAAAAAATGGTTCGTTTTCCCAATCTCAACGCGTTGAAAGGGCCGGTAATATTTGACGCGCTTCATGGTCCAGGCGGTTTATTGTTTGAACGATTGGCTGGCGGCAATAAAAAAATTCATTTCATACGAAAGGAGAGGGATCCTCTTTTTGGAGGAGTCAATCCAGAACCCATTGAAACCAATCTAGAATTATTGAAAGAAACTATTCGGAATCAAAAAGCGTCCATTGGAATTGCGGTTGACGGGGACGCGGATAGAATTGGCGTGATTGACGAAAATAGCCGTTACTTGCCCCCGCAAACTGTGATGCCATTACTTCTATTGCATTTGATCGAAAATAAAAAAATGAAAGGCAAAGTCGTTCAAACCGTTTCTATGGGATATTTGCCGGAGCGAATCGCGAAATATTACAAGTTGCCATTTGAAGTGGTGCCGGTGGGGTTTAAGTATGTGGCGCAAAAAATGGGGGAAGAAAAAGTCCTATTTGGAGGGGAAGAATCGGGGGGATATGGCGTGGGCCTGTGGTCTCCCGAGCGAGATGGGTTGCTGTGCGCTCTTCTTTTGCTTGAAATGTTATCGATGAAAAAGAAGACGCTATCAGCTCTCGTCGATGAAATGTACGTCCGGTTTGGGAAATCCTTTTTCAAAAGAGTCGATTTTCGTCAATATGCTTCATTCGATCAATCTGCTTGGGTTGAACACATCAAAACAATTTTGGGGCAAAGTATCGCCGACGCTCCCATTAAATCGGTTTTGACTATGGATGGTCTTAAAATAATAACAGGCGATGATTCATGGTTTCTCATGCGGCCCAGCGGAACAGAACCGTTGCTGCGCACCTATGCTGAAGCGTCAACTCCACAATTTTTGGATTCTTTGATCACTGAAGCAGGAAGGTTGGCCTTAACCCAACCTCCCAGCGCAAAAAAACTTGCGGAAGAAGCCAGAAGACTCAAAAAGAAAAATTTAAAAAAGAAAAAATAGAAATATCAGGAGGGTTTTGTGAGAAAAGATCGTTTTGTTTTTACGTCTGAATCTGTGACGGAAGGACACCCGGACAAATTGTGTGATCAGGTGTCGGATGCGGTTCTTGATGCGGTGCTTAAGTCCGATCCCAAGGGACGGGTGGCTTGTGAATCCTTTGTTACGGTGGGGCTCATTATCGTCGGTGGTGAAATTACCACCAAAAGTTATGTCGACATCGGTGAATTGGTTCGCAATGTGGTTAAAGACATCGGATACACAGACGCCAAGTATGGTTTTAATTATGAAACTTGTGCCATTGTAAATGCGATCCATCAGCAGTCACCAGATATTTCACAAGGAGTGGACCGAGGCGGAGCGGGTGATCAGGGGTTGATGGTGGGGTATGCCTGCGACGAAACACCTGAATACATGCCAATGCCTATTCAATTGGCCCATGCTCTTACGCGCAGACTCGCCGAAGTACGGAAAAAGGGAATTCTCCCTTACTTGGGGCCTGACGGTAAATCCCAAGTCACCGTTGAATACCGCGATGGAAAACCCTTTCGTATAGATACGGTGGTCTTGTCTTCTCAACATACCACTGAAATTCTCGACAAATCAGGACACCAAATTACCAATGCTGCTCGACAAGAAATAATTAATAAAGTTGCGTTGGCGGTTTTGCCCAAAAATCTTTTGGACAAAAAAACCATATTCCACATCAATCCGACAGGAAAATTTGTGGTTGGTGGGCCTCAATCCGACACCGGAATGACGGGGCGAAAAATTATCGTTGATACCTATGGCGGATGGTGCCCCCATGGCGGTGGGGCTTTTTCTGGTAAAGATCCAACAAAAGTCGACCGTTCGGCGGCTTACATGGCTCGTTATGTCGCCAAAAACGTCGTTGCCGCCAGATTGGCCAAGGAATGTACGGTTCAATTGGCCTATGCGATTGGCGTGGCCAAGCCAGTTTCTGTTCTAATTGATACACAAGGGACCGGAGTGGTTCCTGACGCTACCATCAGTCGGGCCGTTGAAAAATCATTTGATTTGACACCCCATGGAATCATTAACACGCTCAAATTAAGACGGCCCATCTTCCAAAAAACTGCGTCATACGGACATTTTGGACGAAACGAAGCTTCCTTCCTCTGGGAAAAAACCGATAAAACAAAAGAACTTCAAAAACTCTGCAGTTAAAACCTAATAATAAGGATAAATATGAAATATCACGTTAAGGATGTGCGTTTGGCCAATGAAGGCCGACGAAGAATCGATTGGGCAGAAAGAGAAATGCCCGTGTTGCGTTCCATTCGAGATCGGTTCACAAAAGAAAAACCATTAAACGGAATTCGGGTCTCGGCTTGTTTACACGTGACCACAGAAACCGCCAATCTCATGATTACTTTGAAAGCCGGAGGAGCGAAAGTTACGGTTTGTGCCTCCAATCCTCTCTCCACTCAAGATGAAGTGGCCGCCGCGCTCGCAAAAATTTATGGAATTCCTACTTTTGCGATTAAAGGTGAAGACAACAAAACCTATTACTCGCATTTGGAAGCGGCCATCAAAGCGCGTCCCCAAATTACCATGGATGACGGAGCCGATGTGGTGGGTCTTTTGCACACCAAGTTCAGATCTTATTTGGATGGCGTTCGAGGAGGCACTGAAGAAACCACCACGGGTGTGATTCGATTACGCGCCATGGAGCAGGATGGTACATTGCAATATCCGATTGTGGCTATCAATGACGCTGATACCAAGCATATGTTTGACAATCGCTATGGCACGGGCCAATCCACCATCGATGGCGTTATTCGTGCGACCAATGTGCTATTTGCCGGAAAAACAGTGGTGGTGGTGGGATATGGATGGTGTGGACGAGGTGTGGCCAGCCGAGCCAAAGGCCTTGGAAGCCGAACCATTGTGACAGAGGTGGATCCCTTGCGCGGTCTTGAAGCCGTGATGGACGGGTTCGAAGTGATGCCCATGAAAGAGGCGGCTAAAATTGGAGACATTTTTATAACTGTGACGGGCAATAAACACGTGCTTCGTTCTGAACATTTCTCTGTTATGAAAGACGGAGTCATTGTGTGCAATTCGGGACACTTTAACGTTGAAATCGATATTCCGGCCTTACGCAAATTATCTACGTCAGTAAAAACTGTTCGTAATTTCGTTGAGGAATACAAACTTAAAAATAAAAGAAAAATCCACTTGTTAGCGGATGGAAGACTCATTAACCTTTCATCGGCTGAAGGGCACCCGGCCAGTGTCATGGATATGTCTTTTGCAAACCAAGCCTTGTCGGTGGAGTATATGCTCAAAAATTACACTGAGCTGGGCCCCAAAGTTTATGACGTTCCGAAGAATATTGATCGGGAAGTTTCTAGATTGAAGCTTCGTTCCATGGGAATGAGCATCGATAAATTAACTGCCGAACAAGAGAAGTACCTGAGTAGCTGGCAAGAAGGGACGTAGCAGTTTGGGGGACAAATCTCTCCATCATCGTTCCCTTTCAATGAGGAGGAAACATGAAGCGATTAGCCTTGGTTGTACAAGTCCTGTGTGTTTCATTGATGTTGGGATCAATGACGAGTTGCCAAAACGGCAATTTGTTCGGGGGGTTGCATAAAAGCGGAGAATCCGGAGATACGCAGTCTCTTGTATCTGACGCTTCCATCGCACTTCGAAATCAAGATTATTCCGCTGCGCTGGATCTGTATAACCGAGTCCTGGCTCAAGATCCCAATAACTCTGAGGCTCTTTATGGAGCGGCTGCCGCGGCTTTGGGTGGTTCTGGATTAAATTTTGGGGCCCTCATTTCAAACGTCCTCAACCAAAATGCCTCGGTCAGTGTCAGTGATATGGGCGATTTTATTTCCCACTCCCGTGGAAGACTGGGAGCCTCTGCCACCTTGGATTCGAACAGTATCCTTAAAGGTATTGATTTTACCCGCTTACGCCAAGAACTCCCTACCATTAAATCCCGGCTAGAACAGATTATTCTTGGGCTGACTGATTTAAAAATCCTTCCAGATGATGTGGATGTTCACCTTAACATTGCCGCGGTGGCTCTGATTGATGCGACTGTTGTAGCCATCGACGCTCAAATACTGGATATCACCAATGTGAATGGGGAATTCGATATCGTGAAAGGAGCCAATTTCAACACCGCCTGTTCAGATGTCGCAACGATAAAACGAATCGGGTCCGATATCGCCATTGCCTATTACAGTTTGACCCGTGTCATATTAAAGTTGAATTTGTCGAGCGATAAGATTATTTCCAAATTCAGAACGGATATTGCGGCCGTTGGTGATTCTCTTCTTGATCCACTGAGCGCAGATGCTTTACCTGCCGGTTGTTTGACGACTCTGGATAGTGTGGGAATCAACAAAGATACCTACAAAACCTACACGGGCACCTTTTTATAAGGAGATATAAATGAACCTCATGAAACGATTGAGCTTTGCCTTGTCAATGCTTCTAAGTTTTGAGTGTGTTTATGCTGGAGAAGTTCCTTCTGATATTCAATTCGTCCGTCCTTTGGGAATGGGTGGCGCCTTTACCGCGGTGGCCGATGATCACAACATCTTTAATTACAACCCCGCTGGACTTGTTCAGCGAACGGGAGGGCAATTGACGATGTTGGAAATTGCATTGGGGGCCGCTTCTGACACAAAAGATGCCTATGATTTCATCAAAGACAATGAAAACGACCTGACCAACTTTGATGATTTGCCTCCCACCCGACAACAGGAATTGGTGAACGAAATCGCCACTGACATTGCACAACTGAACCCTCGTATTTATTCGGCGGGCAATGTGGCTTCCTATGTTTCGGGCCCCAACTTCTTGGGATTGCCTTTGCATGTTGGGTTTGGTGGGTTTTATGTGGTGGATGCCACCTTTAAACTTGAAAATGGGGTCCTTATCCCCACCATATCCTATGAGGTCAACAATGATATTGTGCTCCCGCTCTCAATTGCTCATCGTTGGGATATGCCTTTTCTTCCGGGGAAAATAGGAGTTGGACTTACCGGGAAAATTATTCAACGGTCTCAGGTAAAACAGGATCGATTGAGCGTGATTCAGTTGGAAGATATGGAGGCTCCCCCTTTTGCGACGGGAAAAGGATTTGGGGGGGATCTGGGGATTCTCTATCAACCCACCGATCGGACGAACTTGGGTTTCATGGTGAAGGATATTGGTGGAACGAAATTGAAATATGACGCGGTCGCGGCCGAAAAAGGATATCCAGCCATTGCGGAACGTGAGACAGTCATTAGTCCCATTACGAATGTTGGATTATCCATGGTTCCTAAAAAAATTCTTTGGCTTATTCCTACCTCAGATCGTTGGACCTTTTCAGCTGATGTATGGGACATCTTAAATGAAGACGATCATTTGTTTTTTGAAGATGGCTTTAACAATGTCTTCGGTGAAAATCTTTACACCCATCTTCATTTAGGAGCGGAATACCGGTGGTGGTTCTTGCGGTTTCGTGGTGGAGCGAGTGAAGGATATCCCACTCTGGGGTTGGGGCTTGACTGGCCGCTCTTAAAACTTGACTATGCTTTCTATTCGCAAGAATTGGGGGAATTCGCGGGTGACCTACGGCAAGAAAACCATGTGGTGTCTGTTGCTTTGAAATTCGGCGGTGAGGCCACCGAAAATCGAGAGCGAATAAAAAAATCCAAAGAAATCAAGCGTGGGGGGAATGAAAGTATTCCAGAGTCCGCACCATCCACGAATATTCCAGAAAGTTCGACCAATCCAGGCACTGGGGCGGAGGGGGTTCCTCAGTAAATAGCCCCTTTTTTAAGCGGCTCGCCTCATTCGCCACCATAGGAACAGGCCAATGAGGGAGAAACAGATATTCCCAAGCCACGCTCCAAACCAGGGTGGCACAAGTCGCTGGGCCATCGCCTTCCCAAATTGCATAAACCCGAGATAGAGCAATGTGAGGACAAGGCCTGCCGCGATCCCAAGGGCCGGGTTACCTTTACCGTGTAGGGCCAGTGGGATTCCGATAAACACCACAACAAAACAGGCAAAGGGATAGGAGAGTTTCATCATGAGTTCCACTCTCAAGGGCCGCGCCGGAACGCCCAAAGCTTCCATCCGATGAATGTGTCGACGAAGATTTTTGTAGGTCATTTCTTCAGCTTGAGGTTCTTGAATGCCAAAGTCCGATGGCTTTTCTGAAAAGTTAAAAACTTCCTCGGTAAATGACCGAACGTGATCGATGTTTAAACCATCTTCCTTATAGGTTCGAATGACACCATTGTTGAATTTCCAACCCTCACTGGTCCAGACCGCAGATTCCGCGTCGATTTGGGGAGACAATCGACCTTCTTGAAGTTGATCAATCACAACTCGGTTTAACTGCCCTGTCGATTCATTCAATATTTGGATTGTCCAGACCCGGCCATCGGCTCCTGCCACAATCAAATTTTTATATACGCTGGGACGCCAATCTCCCAGCTTCCGAATCTTTTCTCTAAAAACTGTTTTGGAGTACCGGTTAGAGGGCGGAATGATCGTTTCATTTGCCAAGAGCGCCAAAAACGAGATGAAAATGCCAGCCAAAAACAACCCTCCGAGGAATTTTTCAGGAGGGAGCCCCCCAGCGAGTCCCGCAATATACTCTCTTGAGCGTGATAAGTTTCCAACCACAAACAGGGTCCCCAACAAACAAGCCACAGGGAGTATTTGAAACGCTTGATAGGGCATTGAGGAGATAAGAAAACCCAAAACGTGATGGAAAATGACGCCTTCTGCCAAAAAACGGTCCAATCGATCAAAAATTTGAGAAACGAATATCAAGCAACACAAAGCCGCGAAAGAGGCGAGGAAAGGGCGAATAAACTTTCTTAAAACATATTTATTAAGAATGCTCATTGTTTGGCCAATCTGGCAATTAAAATTACCGCCAAGATAAAACAAGTGCCATTGCCTATCCACAAGGCCAGGTCTGAAGGGAGAATGCCTTTTTCCGCCAAGGTAAGCCCCAAAATAAGCAGCGTGTAATAAATGAAAATCACAACGATGGACACGCCAAAGCCAAATCCTTTTCCACCTCTTCTTAGAACAGTGGCGAGAGGAATGCCCACCAAGGCCAATGCCAATGGAGAAAAGGCGATGGCGATTCGAAGACTCCTTTCCGCGTTGACGGGATGAACGGGCATGCCTTTTGATTTGAGATCTTTTTGTAATTCATTTAATTGGGGGCTGGAGAGATTTCTAAATCGGGTATTTTGTCCCGTTAATTCTTCTCTGGCGGGAATCGTGATTCGATAGGTGTCAAACGCTGTATGGAGGATGCGGGGCGGAGAAAAGGCGTCATATTTCTCAAGTTGACCGTTCGAGAGATCGAGTTGATAAACATTGGGTTCAATGCGCAACACGCCGGTTTTCGCAAAGATGCGCTCTGGCGGCCGGCCCTCTTCGTTTGATTGAAAAACAAAAAGATTGATGAGTTGCTGCGTGTCTTTGTTAACTTCCTCAGGAAAAAGTTTGATATTTCTGATGGCAAAGAATTTTTTCTCTTGAATGTTGATTAAGGGGTCGGCATTCGCGATTTGTTCGTAAATCAAGCGAAACCCTCGGTTGGCCCACGGCGCAATATGGGTGTTAAAGGGAATCATTCCCAAGCTCAGAATCAATGTGAACAACGGGGGGAGCCAGAGCACACGAAACAACGATATCCCCGCCGAACGAACAGCCGACAATTCATTTTCTTCCGAAAGACGGCCGAAAGTAACCAAGCAGGCCAATAAACTGGCCATAGGAAGAGTCAATGGGATCACGGTGGGAACAAACAAGGCAAACAGACGAGCCACAATGATCCAATTCACGCCTTTGTTGAATATCAAATCAATAATGTCAAAAAGACGATCAAGCAAGAGGACAAATAGAAACAAAACCGCGCCGAAAAAAAAGGGGG is a genomic window of Elusimicrobiota bacterium containing:
- the rfaQ_1 gene encoding Lipopolysaccharide core heptosyltransferase RfaQ, producing MVIKLAAVGDTLLVGRVLQIFKEAHPTTELHWLVSNINKSVAVEFPEVDNFLVWDRKILSLPALLKKIRRECFDVVVDLEQWSRGTAILCGLSGVACRLGFDTPGQHRAFVFSQTKKKTFDHHEIDDFFGILSLIAPLKISRELSIKPSQTGFSEINVLAPFIKEKKMKVLIHPGCGEDGLPREWPISQYALLAHWLIKKFNAEIILTSGPEETHKTYQLNQLINGLGKNLGGKLSWPGLIALVGQVDLVISGNTGVMHIAAALKKKQVALHGPTDPKIWGPLNSQAVVIQSNCPDCPSLKLGYEYHSLDQSCMERITLEQVKAAISGLG
- the tld gene encoding GDP-6-deoxy-D-talose 4-dehydrogenase — translated: MKHVIFNGQTGTIGRFLSPVLHSKNLPHHALESRLEAHQALENELQALSVPAGSEVTLIPLAAIAPIAFCEKNPSKAYETNVTNTVSLAKQFLHWTKANQLKPRILFMSTGHVYRPKSSSQLIQENDPLGPRSVYAKTKLEAENQLKEVSKKESCPLLIMRQFGVVGPQQLPTSVLPGLIKRATEKNFSHVQGLHCVRDYLDTRDIAKHLSSLCVLDWSQPPLNSWVELNMCSGIGISIKELFLLVLRELDMASETYQSLITPGPARPDDVDFMVGNPSRLSKALGRPPRITPLEQTIRDAIPGLKSQPLPVRE
- the galE1_3 gene encoding UDP-glucose 4-epimerase, producing MKILVTGGAGFIGSHVVDAYVEAGHKVWVLDNESSGKRTQVNRKARYFKIDIRDTGKLKSIFQQNRFDVVNHHAAQIDVRRSVENPLFDAQVNILGILNILNLCVQYQVKKIIFSSSGGTVYGECSRPAAEDFPEVPLSPYGVAKLASEKYIQAFASLHGLAFTIFRYANVYGPRQDPHGEAGVVAIFSQRLLKSKPTAIYGNGRQTRDFVYVKDVARANLLALKRGNNQILNIGTGKETSVKSLYFLMAKILKIPLKAAYKPARKGELFRSVLKASKAQKVLGWQPRTSLPQGLNETIRYFNQ
- the glgC_1 gene encoding Glucose-1-phosphate adenylyltransferase; this encodes MKAIVLIGGFGTRLRPLTLFKPKAVLPVLNRPFLSYQFDLLHQARITDVMLACGQKTKPWKNILKGLAPKGLNIHFAFEEKPLGTAGAIRYAFEEFRKSTKGDRSPTLVFNGDVFFDLSVNDFLQTHLKKKANVTIALTRVEDPSRFGLIEMDKRGRILRFLEKSNPPFKTNFINAGAYIFDRESIESIPENQTVSVERETFPLLIKQKKVLAGYLLQGYWNDIGTHESFLNAHRDLLLSKNRWTQVLFLRKRGRLDSTPIIRGQFHYGYRLRLGKGVSIEGFASFGNKVNVGDGSRITNSVIMDNCHIKEGVVMNGAILGKGCHIGAHSVLGEGTVLADKTVIHPYTRC
- the pgcA_1 gene encoding Phosphoglucomutase; this encodes MKEIKFGTDGWRDVISDGFTFRNVKRAAQATCEVARKNSKSRMILVGYDNRFFSYEFAQTAAKVAVGNGFKVEFASHPVSSPVLSSQVRQRKAAIGIMITASHNPYYFNGYKLKGGHGGSVTDDIPKAIEDRLDVHPIQEEGKGIKFVDFSTPYLAMLKKMVRFPNLNALKGPVIFDALHGPGGLLFERLAGGNKKIHFIRKERDPLFGGVNPEPIETNLELLKETIRNQKASIGIAVDGDADRIGVIDENSRYLPPQTVMPLLLLHLIENKKMKGKVVQTVSMGYLPERIAKYYKLPFEVVPVGFKYVAQKMGEEKVLFGGEESGGYGVGLWSPERDGLLCALLLLEMLSMKKKTLSALVDEMYVRFGKSFFKRVDFRQYASFDQSAWVEHIKTILGQSIADAPIKSVLTMDGLKIITGDDSWFLMRPSGTEPLLRTYAEASTPQFLDSLITEAGRLALTQPPSAKKLAEEARRLKKKNLKKKK
- the metK gene encoding S-adenosylmethionine synthase, whose protein sequence is MRKDRFVFTSESVTEGHPDKLCDQVSDAVLDAVLKSDPKGRVACESFVTVGLIIVGGEITTKSYVDIGELVRNVVKDIGYTDAKYGFNYETCAIVNAIHQQSPDISQGVDRGGAGDQGLMVGYACDETPEYMPMPIQLAHALTRRLAEVRKKGILPYLGPDGKSQVTVEYRDGKPFRIDTVVLSSQHTTEILDKSGHQITNAARQEIINKVALAVLPKNLLDKKTIFHINPTGKFVVGGPQSDTGMTGRKIIVDTYGGWCPHGGGAFSGKDPTKVDRSAAYMARYVAKNVVAARLAKECTVQLAYAIGVAKPVSVLIDTQGTGVVPDATISRAVEKSFDLTPHGIINTLKLRRPIFQKTASYGHFGRNEASFLWEKTDKTKELQKLCS